Part of the Etheostoma spectabile isolate EspeVRDwgs_2016 chromosome 21, UIUC_Espe_1.0, whole genome shotgun sequence genome is shown below.
TCTGATGGGTACTAAATGTGTTTTACTtggagctgaaacaattagacaatttaaatgaattcattttcttaatttaatttaagacAATCCGGtcatttttgctgttttttatatCTTCCTGCTTCTAAAAACgatttgaaaatgtcacatGGGTCCTGGAAAATTATGGTGGACGTTTTACACCATTTTCCATTTGAATTaagaaaataacagaaagatgaattgatcattttaaaaacacaaatgccaGACGTCTAATTGTATCTTCTAAAATGAAGATCCTCTGCTATATTCTCTGTTTAAATCATTATAAATCTGATGCTTTTGGCTTTTGGACTCTTTTAAAGCAGTTTGAAGAGGTCAACCTCGGCTCTGGGAAATTATGAATGACATTATTCactattttacaattttttattgaaaagaaaATCTACAAATGAAAggataatggagaaaaaaaaacattggttaGGCCTACAATCCTTTTTTCAACTAAAAAACCTCATTCATACTGAACATAACTTCCATGGATGAAAGTCTGCTGCTGATGGTGATGTTGGTCTTTTCATTTTCATCCTCTTGGGATCCAtcattacttatttattttgcagCCTAACTGAACACGGTATGATGCCATCAACACAAGTCTAGCTCCCAGGCTATGGATGCCCAGAGGCATCGAGATTAGAGCCAATTCCAGTTATGTATCTGACActgcaaataaatgaaaatataagATTAACTTGTAAGGGGAATTCACGAAGGACGGGTAAATAAGAAGATGCCCCTGTGTTTCTGTCAATATCACTCCAGGGACAACTAAACAATGCTGCagtgaaataaatacattagatAACATGAAGACTAATAGATAAACATGAAATACAGACAAGATAGGCCTACAATTAAACATGTTAAGGGGGAAATAAGGTTGGAAAGAAGTAGGTATTGGTCCTCCCCTCTCTCCACAGGTAACGTACTCCAGGTTTAAGGCCCAAATGTCCTGCAGCTAAAAGGTAAGATGTTGAGGATTTTGATGGTGATGGATGCGTTTGAAGCACAAAATACTGTAACAGATACCCGTCCCCAGTTGGACCTGTTGTTCTGTGACTTACCGGATTTCGGTGGATAACGGTACACCGAACTGGACGGAATGTCCACTTCTTCCACGCCTATGTTCTGCCTGCTTGTTAAAGCTCCCATTTccagtcaaataaaaaacacacgGATTAACTAGCATACCACTTCAGGTTCGCTTTGTTCGCGGCGTCTCCTTTATTCCCTATCATTTAATCCAGTTCGTGCTGTCCTGTCCATTTTTGTCTGGTCCAAACCCTGCTGTGAATGTGACCGTTCTGCGGATTAGTTCTCCGGGTGCTTATCCAAACCCGGTAAAACAGCTCGTTTTTTAGGTGGAAAACAGCCGTTGTAGTCCCTTTAATAGCGGAGAGGCGGTCGCATGGTGCGCCGCAATCGCACAATCAAAGCGAAATGTCCGTGTCTGGTTTCACTTTAAGGGCAAATCAACACGCACAAATCAGCCGTGTGCTCGTCGACATCCCCCGGCCCGCTGGAAGTTGACTACACATCCCCGGTGCTTCTCGTTGTTGGATCCTGTCAAAGAGGTCTGAGGCTCCCCATGACGTAAGGCAAGCACAAATCCGGGCCGTGTTTTTTTGCGCAGTCCTCCCAGTCTTCTCTCCAGCAGCAGCTAGTGCCGACCCACTTTGTAACGTGACCGTCCTACGCCAAATGTGCGAGTGGCGCTGACTGCAGTGCAGAGAAAGGACGAGTCTGTTGCATACACACTCCAAGCAAAAACTACATTACCCTCTGGACATGTTTGGGGAGGCTAAAATACTCGGCATTTTACCCTAATAACGGGAAAGACTGTTTTTACGTTAAATATAAAAAGCATGTTTTCGCAAAAAGTAGGGCCACAGCAAGCAAACTGTTGAAAGTTGTACAACGACCCAGGGATCATAGCAGCAATGCTTGGTGTTGATCAActaaccaacaaaaaaacagttaactCATACCAAGTATATAGTATGATcttttcaataaaacaaaacggGGGTGGGGGCTGTGCAATATGGCTGTTAAGCGACTCCCTGTCGATAGAGGGCAGCGTGTAACGGTTTAGGTGGCGGAAGATGAACAGTTGAGTAGCCAATCGGAGGAGGCCAACACAGGcgcaaagaaagaggaaaaggaagctTAGTTGCCGCCATTTCACGTGAAAGCAGCGCGGCAGGGATGACGACTAgtgcaaaacaattaaaaacaacagccgGAATTTGAACCAAATTCGCCAATTGAAGATTTATACACTAACAGTAACAGTTTACTTAACAATAGGGCTTGACTAATTCCGACCTAACAGTCCGGCTGTCTTGCTAGGAGACGAAAGAATGAGCTACGGAAGGGCGCCGCCAGACGTTGAGGGTATGACCTCCCTGAAAGTGGACAACCTGACTTACCGAACTTCGCCGGAGACTCTGCGCCGAGTTTTTGAGAAGTACGGCCGTGTGGGAGATGTGTATATCCCCCGAGACAGGTACACCAAAGAGAGCCGCGGGTTCGCCTTTGTGCGGTTCCTCGACAAGCGCGACGCCGAGGACGCCATGGACGCTATGGACGGAGCGCTGCTTGACGGTCGGGAGCTTCGGGTGCAGATGGCCCGCTACGGACGACCTCCGGACTCCATGTACAGCAGGAGAGGTGCTCCGCCACGCCGATACGGTGGCGGGTACGGCGGACGCCGAAGCAGGAGGTAAATGCTGGTGTGATTAGGTTGTAGGAGCTGTGGAACTCGTTTTGTTTTGCAATAGCAAACCAGCGCGGGGTAGAAACTAACTTACAACTTAATTTTAACTAGTccggcttgttttttttatacattattttgtaACTTAAACCTTTATTAAATTGTATCAACATTCTTAGTTCAACTGTGCAATGTGAGTTATCATGTAATTATTCTGAATTGCATTATGCTTATGTGCTAATATAATACAATAGGTTATGTCTGCAAATAAggatttttttcattatctAGTAACGTTAAcccacagattttttttgtttaatcatTTAGAATGATCAAGTGTCTAGAGTTATTGTTTTTGCTTTACATTGCagctacttttttctttttcttcgtTTAAAGTTGATTATCCATTACGATACTGTTCATTAAGATACTTTAAGATTACATATGTcagtttctctcttcttttggTTTGCTCTGGCTGTTAAAGTGCTTCTCTCTGTTACCACAGCCGTTCAGGAAGCCCTCGTCGCCGCAGACGTAGCCGCAGCCGCTCCAGGAGCAGAAGCCGTTCCCGATCTAGGAGCCACCACCACTACAGCCGCTCCAGATCTCACTCTGAGTCAAGGTCCAGGTCCAAGTCTAAATCCAAGTCCAGGACCCCCAGACGGAGCAAGACAAAGTCTCCCTCCAGGTCTCGGTCCTCCAAGTCAAGGAGTCGAACCCCGCCTTCCAACAGAGGTTCCAAATCCAGGTCCCGCTCCAAATCCAAGAGTAGGCCTAAATCTCCAGAGGACAACGAGGCAATGACTTAATCCAGACATGGACACAACATGACGGTATTCATGAGAAAGGgttgattttattatttgcttCAAATATATCTGAGATGGCTACCTGTCATCACTTGGGTTATTATTCTGCAGGCTTGGTGCTATGTAACAGTCATTTGCACACAAGCAACAAAGTCTGCAGAATCCtgtatgttttaattaaaataagatTGGGACTGATGTACTCAACAGTCCTAGTTCTGTGTGTCCTTTACTTTGCGTGTACGTTCAGCAAATccaaagcacacacagacatgagattTGGGTTAATGTGacctaaaatatattttaaaatgggaATGTATGGGAAGGTTCTTCACTCAAAACGTTCACCTAAATGTGGAATTCTTTCCTCCAAGCTGCTGAGTCCTGTTTgcaaagagaggaggaggaggaggagatgggggTGTGGCAGTGTGAGAGCAGTTAGTGTGTGACCCGCCCATGTGACCTGCCTGTTGCTGAGAGCGATGGCAGTTGCTAAGAAGCAGGTCACCAAGGCAACGGTGGTTGCTATGGAGCAGGTCGTCATGGCGGTGGTTCGGGCTGTCAGTTGGTGTATGAGGTGGTGTGGTGAGGTACGTTCACGGGATTCAAAGGCAGATGCACTGAGCACTGTTCCCACCGGTACCTGTGGTTTCCTCCGCCTCTCACAAAGGGAACCGAGGTTTGTTTTTCACATTCGCCCGAGTGTAAGAGTCTTGTTAGAGCTAgtttttggggggaggggggtgaaaTGTGAAGATTACTAGGAATGTTAGGTATAATACATGAAAACggatacaaagaaaaaaaaaatgcagtttgaTAAATCTTAGTTTCAGGGGAAAGAAGATCAGACCAGTACTGTATTTAAATATCCAGGTCAGTTGCAGGAGTTACGTCATTTTGGTTTGCTCTTCTTAATTCTGATCTGTCTTTCTTTCCAGATCTCACGTGATTGAGCCTTTGCTGAGGACATAAGGAAGAGTCTCACATTGAGCAAGTGGACTCCACTATTACCACTGAATGCAGACTGAAAGGTTATTGGAGTTTGgtctaaaatgttttaaatttgacttaagTTTAAACAAATTCTGTGACTTTGATGTGATCATTGTTTGTAAAGTTAAGCTTTTTGAAAagaatttaagattttttttttcctcaattaAATTgggtttttttgtattttgattaCACGtgtacttatttttttctttaaattaccatagatttattttaataaaatccCTTGTTTAACACTTTCTAGATGGATGTGAGTTTTATTTGCAGGGTGTCATGTTGGATGTTCAAAGCCTTGAAAGCTATGTTAtaccactctttttttttctctgtttagtgacattaaaaaaacaaaaacaaaaaaaaaacaatattgctaTGCCACTTCATTTGTAATTTGCTAATCCAGCAggatacattttcttttctgtcaaATCTCTATTTTCTGTCTGGTTAAAGTTGCTTTCCTATGACTCTAACCCTCTTTCTTGTGTATCTTTTGTGCACTAGGCGCAGTTGTGTAGCAGTTGAATAATGCTGGTTAGCTGTTAAGATGCGGTGCAGTGCGGTGGTGACATGGTGTGGCGTGTTGCGGTGCTGAGTGCCCGGCGCTGTTCCGGGGCTCGACCCTCCGCTGCCGTTTGCTGGTTTGTAAGCTCACAGGTGTGGCAGATCATCCATCCTCTCCTGTCTTGTGACCTCTCCTACCCTCCATGTGCTGTACAGATTAtttcctcctttctttttctctgtattCTCCCTCTTCTTTGTCCCCCCCCTCTGTGGTTTATCCACTTTTGAAAACTGGTTTAGCTTGCTTTTTTGAAATTGGGTCCAGTGTGACTCGTAGTGAAGGGTTTAAAGGGCAGTCCAGGCTGCCTAAtgaatgatcttttttttttttttttgtatttcattcaTCTGTGAACGTCTCAAATGTCTTGTAATTGCTTTAGATGAATGTTAATAAACATCTTTGTTGTTCAAGTCaagtttcaaatgttttttttgtatgcacAACAATTGGTGGCAGTGAAATTGTTCTCGGACTCCCTCCAACAATGCTTTTACGTGATGTGTAACAGAAAAAACGTGCAGTAATACTGACATGACTTATTTTTCTAAATGTGCCATTATGCTACATTATAGCATGTATCGTCAACAGCCCCTTGTGGCTGATGTTTGGTAAACGTTTATAGCTTTGTTAAGTCTGAAAGTGTTATATTTTGGATTTAGAAATTGCTCACAAAGTAATACATTTGTGGAAAAATCATGGTGCAATCAAAACGTAGAGCCTCATGGTCAGGTGATTTGGCCTGtcaatgttgatttttttttaagtgggaaTTTCCACATTCCATATTGAATCTGGGGTCTTGGTGCTATTGCCTAATCTAGCCAGTAATAagtataaatgtgttttttgtattgtgATATAAACTAGACTGTCACATTGGCCAACGAGCTGTGTTTAAAACAAGGCGGTTTTTGTTCTATGTAAGAGTGAAGTCTGACATCATGTACGACTGCTACACAAGTCATTTCCTCAGTTTGTTGAATGGACAATCAGACGGCAAGATCCATTTAGTAGTCCTGGAGCTTTCAATCACCACATAtcttcctcagcagatggaaGTGTTGCATTCAAAAATCATCAGTGGAGCTTGTTAGAGCGAGGCTGCAAGATAACACGCCAAGTAGCATGTATGTTTAGGCTACGCCCGCTGTATACAGCGCAAACACACGGATAGCTTGGCTTCAAGGTCCATGGCATGACAGTTTTACTTGaggaggttttttaacatttatatacgttcccccagcctgcctgttgtcccccagtgactagaaGTGGCGTTAGgtataaaccgagccctgggtatcctgctctgcctttttgaaaatggaagctcagatgggctgatctggaatcttgttgcttatgaggtcataaggggaaaggtaacctcccctttttctgcccgcccagagaatttggcccacccataagAGCgcaacatcatggctttcaaacaagcaaagtggacTCAACAATGgtaggaaagctcattgtgggactggctctagtggctgtaattctgcaccaaggctgaattttgggaaagagacttcagatacggtattaggggaccactaaggtctatataaaagcatccgaagagcaccatgtcatgggacctttaagaaagtTGGCGTGCACTGTATATATGAAAAGTCATGATCCCATGTTGGTCAGAGCTGAAAAGAAGACAAGGTCGGgctaaaaaatacattgtataTAGTATTTTCATGGTATACAGTTAATATTCTTATTTGCTGCACAGCAATAAAAATAAGAATCATAAGTAGGCTACTAcaacagtcataaaaaaagtaggctacaataaaaaaaaaatatagcctataaaaatacaatgcttttaaaaagaagAGAGCTGTACAGCTTTTGAAACAACTGGTGTGTAAAATGTTGACCAAAGAATGTGCAAATACCACATTAATGTTAACTATATTACTCTTGACATAATTGGACAAAGCTGTAGACAGCTTTGTGGCtctcggtgtgtgtgtgctggtgcaGACTGACTGGAAGGTGCGTCCTCGGTGAGAACACCTCACTCCTGCACCGACTGTTGCAAACCCTGCTTGACTTTAATAAGCTGCACCCAGTACACGGGAAGTGTCACAAACCATTACAGTCTCCCGTTCTGTACGGTGCACTCACCTCAGAAGGGATTAAAGGCAAAAGTAGAGAGCTGAGCACGTTGCAACGTTCCGTGCCAGCCCACCTGATTCGCCCGGCGGTGTGGGGTTATAAGCGCCGGGAGGCGGGGGGCGGGGCCGGAGGATGTGACGTCCTGGTCGTAGAGGAGCTTGTAGGCGACCATATCCCGTCAGGCTGCTGGTTAACGTTGATGTTTGGTGAGGCTTATTACAAGCTGCGGGGATGGCCaactgtgtgtgaatgcagcCGCCTCAGGTGAACAGAGAGCGGGATAAAGACAGTCACAATACAGGCCTAAACGCATCCTCCACCGAGCTCCACAAATATGGATCTAACTTTTGTATTATCAGCTGTTATCTTCACTCTTCTCGCGATTGTGGTCGCAACGTCGCTTTTTAGCGGCTCGTCGCCTACAGTCGACTTTGCAAGTTATTTCGGAAACAGAGGAGACGGCGCAGCCGGGGGATTAGATCAGCCGAAGCAGAATGGCTATTTACcggacaagaagaagaagaagaaggaggaggaggaggaggacgactGGTGCGAGATCAGCGGGAGCACGCATGATCACTGGGATGTGGTGAAATCTGTGCTTTCAGTAAGTAGGCTAGTCTCTAATCGGCCTGTCATGGGAAAGctctgcttgtttgttttgtttagcattttattgttattctcTATTAATCTGTTTTCCTCCCAGTCAGATGCAGTTTACAAGTTCAGTCAGAGGTGGAGGAAGCACTCAAATCCTCTGGTCCCAAGTAGCAATAACGAAAAAGAAACTAAACAAAAGCTGCATTCGCCTATAACTTGTATTGGCTGCAGTGTGATGTAATCAAGTATTACAAGCAAAAGAAAGTGACTGGAAACGATGGAAGATATTTAATGGAAAACTTGAATATGCACACTAAAATACTCAAGAGAAGTAGCCTTCATATTGTATTTAAGCAGATCCTTAAGtcaaagtagcaataccacattacagtgcttaattacaagtaaaaatacTGCAGTAAGAAGTGTTATTAATAAGATTTACTTAACAATTGAAAGTAATAATTGTGCTGTAGGCTATtgctttattacattattggtGTACACTAATGCATTAATATGTAAGCAGagttaatgtaatgtaacattgtACCAGGTCCAGATGAAGCTGCTCGTTTTACAGACTGCAGTAGTTTATGCATTCTACTTTATAATCATAGGTTTTGAATGTCTGACGCTTCTGTGtttagttgattaattgatAAGTCCATGGACAGGAAATTAATCAGCTAGAATTTGGATAATAGTTAAAgtgttgtttgtattttgtttcaaatttttttcttaCTGTTCATTAATCATCTGGTTTTGGAGTGTTGATCATAAGAAagaagacatttgaagatgtcactAGGATATGCTATAATTTTGTAATCCAAAGATTAGTCAGTTAATCAAGATAATAATCagattttttaataaagataaTAATTAGCTGCAGCCATGTTTAGGTCAAATCAATGTATTAAACTAGGCTACAAATTACAGCATATCCCTGTAACATTTGGTGGAGTAGAAGTAAGAAATagcataaaatgtaaaaacccaGTACACAGCACAATATTCATGTGGCTAAATGTGGTTGATTTCCACCTCTGCAGACATTTCTTAGCAGACAACATCCCACCcatctgtgtgttgctgtgcaCAAAAATAAAGGGCACTGGGGGAAGAGAGGGAAACAAGTAGGAGGACTACAACAACAGGAACTGTCCGtaactgtgttttgttgtgtcttTTAGCCTATATTGGTATCAATAAATGGAAAGAAGCAACATGACTTTACTCCAACACCTCTCTGGTATCTGTCAGGACCCTTCCCGGTCtgtttttagcatttaaaaTGCCTGATGAGGATATCTGGATGTAGAGCGGTCAAAGCAGGACAGGGAGAAAGATGTCAAATCAGCACCCAAGGGAGCAAAGTATGAAACGATAACCTGACACCTGCGCCAATTGTAGGCCAAATCAGCATCCAGAAGAAAGGAGGAACACAGGTAACACGAGGAGTGATTTGTTTGGCGTTAAATATCTGTATAGCAGTTTCAAATCTGGGCCGGCCTACAAGGACGTACACATATTTCAgacttaaataaatatattaattgcTTAAGATGTACGGGGAAAATTCTCATTTGATGCCCCTCACCTGATCCCTTAATTCTCTGACAGGAGGAGGCACATCCCCACCCTCACACTGAAGAACTGGCAACACCAGTTGAGCACTCCTCCACATCCAGCCTGTGCGTCCCCAGGCCTGGATGTAGGCATATGAGCTTAGAGGTAGACTCGTCCTCCAGGGCCTCGTCGGGGGCGAGCCGTAGGTCATTCATTGGGCTCTCTGATAAGGAGCTCCTAAAGTGTGCTTTCTCATACCCCCAGAGTGAAGGAGCCACAGAGAGCCCGGGGATCAACGGTGAGTCCTTTTGAAATATATaccacttttgttttgttttgtcaaaataaagggTCAGTGCAGATTTCTTATCAAAGTTTATTCTTTTTCATCAGATACAGAGGAACCAAATGCAAACGATTCCTTGAAGTACGTCCCTGGAAAGGCACGATCCCACCACTTGCAAATGATGATGTCGgcagaggagctggaggaggagcagaggtCAGTGAAAACTACAAATATGGGGGCCGTTTTCTGACAAGGCACTCTTCATAAATTAGAACCAGTttgattagattcaacttttaTTGTCCAAAGTGTTTGTAAGCTGTTAATAAGAACAATTAATTTGGTAAAATCCCTTGACCCTTCTAATAGCTAAGAGGTCTTCCTGATGAATTAATAAACTAAAGacaacctggcaacccaaaaGTTGTTCTTATTACTAGCTTATGACTGATCTAAAAAGCATT
Proteins encoded:
- the mxra7 gene encoding matrix-remodeling-associated protein 7 isoform X2; the encoded protein is MDLTFVLSAVIFTLLAIVVATSLFSGSSPTVDFASYFGNRGDGAAGGLDQPKQNGYLPDKKKKKKEEEEEDDWCEISGSTHDHWDVVKSVLSEEAHPHPHTEELATPVEHSSTSSLCVPRPGCRHMSLEVDSSSRASSGASRRSFIGLSDKELLKCAFSYPQSEGATESPGINDTEEPNANDSLKYVPGKARSHHLQMMMSAEELEEEQRSVKTTNMGAVF
- the mxra7 gene encoding matrix-remodeling-associated protein 7 isoform X1, which codes for MDLTFVLSAVIFTLLAIVVATSLFSGSSPTVDFASYFGNRGDGAAGGLDQPKQNGYLPDKKKKKKEEEEEDDWCEISGSTHDHWDVVKSVLSEEAHPHPHTEELATPVEHSSTSSLCVPRPGCRHMSLEVDSSSRASSGASRRSFIGLSDKELLKCAFSYPQSEGATESPGINDTEEPNANDSLKYVPGKARSHHLQMMMSAEELEEEQRVQREQLAAIFQLLKDNQETFGEVSEGEMEEQLRLYSI
- the mxra7 gene encoding matrix-remodeling-associated protein 7 isoform X3, whose product is MDLTFVLSAVIFTLLAIVVATSLFSGSSPTVDFASYFGNRGDGAAGGLDQPKQNGYLPDKKKKKKEEEEEDDWCEISGSTHDHWDVVKSVLSEEAHPHPHTEELATPVEHSSTSSLCVPRPGCRHMSLEVDSSSRASSGASRRSFIGLSDKELLKCAFSYPQSEGATESPGINDTEEPNANDSLKYVPGKARSHHLQMMMSAEELEEEQRIHSNTDFNCL
- the srsf2a gene encoding serine and arginine rich splicing factor 2a, coding for MSYGRAPPDVEGMTSLKVDNLTYRTSPETLRRVFEKYGRVGDVYIPRDRYTKESRGFAFVRFLDKRDAEDAMDAMDGALLDGRELRVQMARYGRPPDSMYSRRGAPPRRYGGGYGGRRSRSRSGSPRRRRRSRSRSRSRSRSRSRSHHHYSRSRSHSESRSRSKSKSKSRTPRRSKTKSPSRSRSSKSRSRTPPSNRGSKSRSRSKSKSRPKSPEDNEAMT
- the mxra7 gene encoding matrix-remodeling-associated protein 7 isoform X4, with protein sequence MDLTFVLSAVIFTLLAIVVATSLFSGSSPTVDFASYFGNRGDGAAGGLDQPKQNGYLPDKKKKKKEEEEEDDWCEISGSTHDHWDVVKSVLSEEAHPHPHTEELATPVEHSSTSSLCVPRPGCRHMSLESEGATESPGINDTEEPNANDSLKYVPGKARSHHLQMMMSAEELEEEQRVQREQLAAIFQLLKDNQETFGEVSEGEMEEQLRLYSI